The window AAATAAGTGACAGCATAATCCATTTGACTTTGGTTCAAATAATAGTCGCTCCCTGCCAAAAGATACCATTGGTCATCAGCCAGTCCATTATTATTCTCATCTTTCATGACTTCTACCATTGCTGCTTCGCTCCAATCAGGCAAAGCATTGGTGAATATGGTAAAATCAATTCCAAATGGATTGTTGGGATGGTTTTCTACACTTTCTTCCATTTTTACAATAATATGACCGCCAAATGCGCCCAAAGAAACCAATCCGCTTGTTCCTCCAATAATGCTTTGTGCAGCATACGGAGAGCCAAATGCACCATCGTTAGTAAATTGTCCTGGAGCAGGTTTGTAATCAATAATTTCCGACACATACTGTGCCTGACCCAGCAAGTTAAAGCTGAATAGGAGGATTAGAGTTGCAAATTTAATAATTGACTGGCTCATTTTATTGTTTATTTATTTCGCAAAAACAGTAGAAACTGAAAAAGATGAGGGCAGGCTTTGAAGGAAGCAATCGGCTAGTGTAGGAAACCAGCAGATGATTAGCTTTTTCACCGAAAGCACTCAAATCTTTATCTGTTGGCAGGTCTTCTGACTTACTCCATTCTGTGGAAGCCTTCCCGGTTGCGAACCAGTGGCATATTTTCCACGAAATATATGGAGCTTACAGCAGCGGGAACTGTTCAGGATTTACACCTGATTCCCTATTAATCCGATAATACCATTTTAACGATATGGAATTTCATAAAGTCAAATTGGTATAAGCTGGAACCAATTTCGCTGCAAAAGTAGAAATATTAGTTGAGGTGGAATGTTAAATTCTGAAAAATGATAAAATAGTAAGTACAGATGAACAGGTTGTTGATTAATAGTTATTTGTATTTCTGATCTATCATGAATTTAGCATCAAGATATAACATAGAATCTACTGTGATTCCTCTAGATTTTGCTTTTTCTTGGATTTTTTCAAACCATTTTTTATCAGATTGAATCTGTTTCATCATGGCTCTAATGTCTTTCTCCAAGTTTATGTAATTTTGACTTGCATGTTCAAAAGATTCGATAAAACCAAAGGGGAATCTGTCAAGGTTCGCTTCAGTGGTGAAAAGCAGCAGGATGTCAGCTTTTCTTATTGCTTCGGAATAATTGATATTCTTTACTTCATCTGTCATCTGTAGTTTGTCGATAAAAATCTGTTGATTATAATACCAAAACTCACCATGACTAAATGCCTTTTGATGAATACCTAAACGATATAATTGCCAGAAAAAACTATCTGCAATACTTATTACTTTAGGCTTATAAGCCGATTCATCTTTAAAGCTTATTTGGGGATAGGTCATTAATGGAATAGGAACAGGTAGGCCTAAGTTTAAAGCTTTTTCAATGTCGCTATCTTGTTTGTCAGCAATAAAAGACTTGCTAATATCGTCAATTTGAACATCAACTAAGTTCTTATTCAAAACCAATTCCATTTTTCTGAGGATTGAATCAACTATCAGAGGCATGCTTCCTTGACTCCAATGAATTCCTGTTTTTGGATAAAGAACTATTTCAGAGCCATCTTTCATATTTAAGAAAGCAGCATTAAAATCGATAAATGGAATATTGGACTTAGTTAAGATAGAAGTATAAACTTCATAATTTGTGATGCTTCTTTCTTTGTTCATGGAATCAGGAATGAATTCAGGATAAAAGAAACCCTTTCCTGGTGCAATTACTATTATTAATTGGGTTTGATGCTTCTTTAATTCTTCTTGAATAGCTAATAGTTTATTAATTCTAGAATTAATTTTCTTTTCACCTATAAAATTAGTTCCAAAATAGGAGTCGATATATTGTTGTTCATATAGATAGTCGTTCTTTCCAATGATTACGTTTTGAGCACTTACTTTATTGAATAAACTATATTGCAGTTGATTATAAAGCCTTACAAACGAACTCCTAAAGCCAAAATGGTCATTAAAGAAGGTATCATATTTATTTTGGAATTCCCCAGAAAACCAATCTTGAATTATAAACACTGGTTTTTGCTTGAGGGTATAGCTTCCTTCTAGAGGCTTAACAAAAACCTTTTGAGTATAATACTGCAAAAGAGGAAGCGTTAAAGCTAAAATGATGATGATAATTCCTATATTTTTCGTCTTGTTTTTCATTAGAACCTAAAATATATAAATGGATTAAAATCACTGCTGGTGATGGCGCTAAGGCAGATGGCTAAGCTTAATATGGCTAGAATTATAGAAATGAAATACCTCGATGTACTGTATTGCTCAGAAAAGAATACTTTATTCTCCCATTTTTTGCCTGTTTTTAAGAGTGTAATAAACGAAAATAAGACTGCAATTACTAATATGAACCAAAATTCTGATGAGGTTTTTGTGGGGACTGAAAAGTCGAATTTAAATAAACTTCTTAAGAAATATTTTATTTGATTAAAGCTCTCAGATCTAAATATAACCCAACCAATGATGGTTATAAAAAAAGTGAGAATGATACTTGGATATTTACCTACCTTTTTACTGAACTTAAGTAGGAATAGCTTATCAAGAATTAAGAAGAAGCCATGGAAAGCCCCCCAGATCACAAAATTCCATGCTGCACCATGCCAGAGACCAGAGATTAAAAATACCAGCCAAAGATTAAAATAGAGTCTTTTTTTTGAGGATACTCTACTTCCCCCCAATGGAATATATAGATAATCGCGCATCCAACTTCCTAGGGTGATGTGCCATCTACGCCAAAATTCAGTTATGCTTTGTGAGGTATAGGGATTATTAAAGTTTTCAGGAAATTTGAAGCCCATGATTCTACCAAGTCCAATGGCCATATCGGAATACCCAGAAAAGTCAAAATAGATTTGGAAGGTATAGGCTATTATTCCTATCCAGGCAGCTGAGCTTGTTAATTCTCCATCTGCCAAAGCAAAAGCTTGGTCGGCTTGTGCTCCTAATACATTAGCTATTAAAACTTTTTTCGCTAGCCCAATACAAAATCTAAAAAATCCCAATAACTTGTTGTCTAAGGTCTCTAAATGCTGGCGATTCTCTATCTGATCCGCAATTTGATTGAACCTCACAATAGGTCCTGCAATCATTTGAGGAAATAGCATAATATAAACTAGATATTGGATGGGATTCTTAAGAGGTTTGTGAACACCTCTAAAGACATCGATAGAATAAGTTAGTGTTTGAAAAGTATAGAAAGAAATGCCTATGGGTAAGGCCACTTGTGTCCATTGGAGGTTCTCGAAACCCATAGAATGGAGGACGAAGTCCAAATTCTCCACAAAGAAGTTGGCATATTTAAAATAGAGTAGGAGGCCAACATTTATAGAAATGGATAATGCCAATAAGTATTTTCGATGTATTGAGTTAGGGGAGTGGTACATGTTATTGATGATATAATAATCAAGAATAACAGAACCTATAACTACAAATACAAAAACGGGTGCCCCCCAAGCATAAAAGAAAATGCTAGCAAATAGGATGACCCAGTTTTTATAATTGTTGTTTTTGAAGAGGTGATATAACAACAAAAAAACAGGTAGAAAGTATAAAAGGAATAGGCTGCTACTAAATACCATTTGATCGATTTCAAATTTGATGGCACAAAGCTAAAAAAAATGAAGGTTGAACTATGAAAAGAAAAAAGTGTTTGTGAATTTAAATATCTTCATCATATTAATAGATTAGTGATAAAGAAAAACAGGTAATCCATCCTCACAAATGATATCACTTGGCTCAGGAGGAATGGTGCAATCAGATATAATCCCCCATTTTATATTATACAGATCTTGTTGATGGGTATAGAATTTGACTTTGCTTAGAAAAGCGTTTTCATCAATTTTCTGATGATAAGCCATAAAACCAACTGGGCCACCACAAGCCTTTTGACCATAAGCTACAAGCTTCCAGTCTTCGGAGTTGGTGCAAGAAACAGAGGCAGAAATACTAGAAATTTCTATAAATAAATCGGAAAGAAATTTCAGATCTTCTGCTTGTGAGCTAGTGTCTTTAATTTCTCCTCTTACAATTTCTTCTTCATCATTGTTTTTGTCGCATGCCATCAATATTCCCATTGCTAAAGCAAAGACGATAATTAACCTTTTCATTCATTTTGTTTTTGATAAAGCTAAAATACTGAAAAATAGGATGGTTTTTTAAATAATTTTGAAATATTTGTTAATTGGTCATGTTTTAATTGGTTTCCTATCTTTACCTTTTGAAAATTTAATCTTATGAAAATCCTTAAACGTTTATTATTAGTCATAGTTATTATTCTAATTTTGTTATTTGGAGCCCTCTGGTTTTATCTGGATTATCAAAGCCCTAAGTATAGCGGAGAAATAGTATTGCAAGAACTGGAAGAAAAAGCAGAAGTGGTATTTGATGAATATGGAATCCCACATATCTATGCCCAAAATCAGAGAGATGCTTATTTCACCTTGGGATATGTTCAGGTGCAGGAGCGACTGTTTCAAATGGAGCTTTATAGGAGATTGGTTCAAGGAAGAGCCTCTGAAATATTTGGCTCCTCTTTAATTTCCACAGATAAATACTTTCTCACTTTAGGATTAAATGAATTAGCAAAAGAAGCTGCTGAAAAACATTATTATCAAAATCGAAATGCCGAGTATCATGCGGCCACTTATTCATATTTGGAAGGAATAAATGCTTTTATTGCTGAAGATAGGTTGCCGGTAGAATTTCAATTGATAGGTTTTAAGCCGGAACCTTTTGCCGTTGAAGATATGTATGGCAGTTTGTACTTGACTGCTCTTGGGTTTTCTTTCGCACAGAATGAAGATTTACTTTTGAATTTTATTAATACTGATCTTGGGCCAGAGTATTTAGTTGATTTTTCTGAGGATTTTATCCCAAATTTAGATAAAAAGCAAGCCTATGTGAATCAATTAATGATGGAGCAGCTAGAGCATTCGATGAATGAAATGGGATTGCCACTTTGGGAAGGAAGTAATGCATGGGTATTATCAGGTCGTAAAACAAAATCTGGAAAAGCCATATTGTCCAATGATACTCATGTAGGGTTCAGTCAGCCAGCTATATGGTATGAAGCCTATCTTGAATATCCGGGTTATGAGTTTTATGGACATTTCTTGCCAACTGTTCCTTTTGGTATTATTGGCCATAACGATCATTTGGCTTGGGGTTTGACTATTTTCCCATTTGATAATATGGATTATGTGCAATTAGAATCCATTGGAAATCCAGCTAGCTATATTTATTTTCAAGATACAGTGGATTTCGAATTTGTTGATTATGAGATAGTGGTGAAAGATGGTGAAAACGAAAGGTTTACACTTAAATCCTCGAAACTGGGCCCAGTTATCAATCACATAGAACCTCTGATTGATTCCCTTTATACTTCAGATATTACACTCAATTGGTCTATTTATCATCTGGAGAATACTTCTGTTCAAGCCTTATATAAAATGAATCAGGCTCAAAACATGCATGATTTTAAAGAAGCTATTTCGTTGATAGATATAGTGGGTCTAAATGTGATGTATGCCGATGCAAAGAATAATATTGCATGGTGGGGATGTGGAAAAATACCTAGAAGAGATAGTTTGAGTCAGAGTTTTAAGTTTCTAAATTCTGCCGATGGAAAAGATAAGCAAATGGGTTTTTTGAGTTTTGATGAGAACCCTAAGGTGGAGAATCCCATGTCAGGATTTATAGCTACGGCTAATAATAATCCAGTTTTGAGTGGGGGTAGTTTTGTGCCCGGTAATTATTTGCCATCAGATAGAATTGATTTGATTACTAATGCCTTAATAGAAAAAGATGATTGGGATTTAGACGCTTGTCGAGCCCTCCAGCTTGATCATCAATCTATGGTGAAAAGAGATTTAGCCTATTTTATCAGTACTCAGTTAATCGATTTGCCAAAACAAGGGTTATACAGAGAAGTTGCCGATAAACTATCAAAATGGGATGGGAATTATAATCTGCATGGTGTAGAACCTGCTATTTTTTCTCGACTTTATTTCAATATTGCCCAGCAAGCTATGGCTGATGAATTAGGCCCCGCCCTTTTCAGTAAAGCTTGTAAAACATACTTATTGAAGAAGACTTTACCCTCGCTGATTAAGAATGGAACTTCACCATGGTGGCTGAAAAAAGGTTCTGAGGAGTCTAGTACTAGAGCTCAGGTGTTAACAATCGCATTTATGATGACTGTAGACGAGTTGAATAGTGAATTGGGTCCAAAAGTGAAAGATTGGAAGTGGAGCAAAGTGCATACGCTTACTCATGAACATCCCATGGGATCGAGAAAGCCATTAGATAAAAGTTATAATGTTGGTCCATACCCAGTGGCCGGCGGAAATCAAGTTCTCAATAAAATGGAATATGCACTTACAGGTGATGTTATTCATCAGGTAACTTCTGGTCCAGCACTTCGGATACTGATTGATTTTGAAAATGTAGGTGGAGGCTTGAATATTTCTCCGACGGGACAATCTGGAAATTTCAGAAGTCCTCATTATAAAGATCAAGCTGAGATGTTTGTTAATGGGGAGTATAGAGGAATGTTGATGGATAGAAAGGCAATTATAGCAGGGGAACACCAAGTATTAAACTTGTTGCCCCGTTAAATCAATCCTAATTCTCGCAAACGTTCAGTTAAGAACTCCCCAGCTGTAATATCATCAAATTGTTTTGGATTTTCTTGGTCAACACAAGCTGCTAAGCAATCTAGTTTCATATCGCTAACCGGGTGCATAAAGAAAGGAACAGAATATCGCGAACTTCCCCAAGATTCTTTTAGTGGGTTGGTGACCTGATGAACTGTTGATTTTAATTTGTTATTGGTATGACGAGAAAGCATATCACCCACGTTTATCATCAGCTCATCGGGCTGAGCAATGGCGTCTATCCAATCTCCATGATGATTTTGAACTTGTAAGCCTTTTCCCTGAGCGCCCATGAGGAGGGTGATTAAATTAATATCGGTGTGGGCTGCAGCTCTTACCGCTTCTTTTGGTTCTTCAGTAATAGGAGGATAATGAATGGGGCGCAAAATACTGTTGCCTTCTTTTATGTATTTATCGAAATAGAATTCTTCTAAACCAACAAATAAAGCCAAAGCTCTTAAAACATAGATGCCTGTTTTCTCCAACTTCTCGTACACCTCTTGTCCTACTTTATTAAACTCAGGTAACTCTTCCACCATAACATTCTTTGGGTAGATCTCTTTGTATTTAGAATCCTCAGAAATATTTTGTCCAAAATGCCAGAATTCTTTTAAATCACCTTCTGTTCTTCCTTTTGCCGATTCCTTTCCAAAACCCGTATATCCTCTTTGTCCGCCAATGCCTTCTATTTCATATTTTACTTTGGTTTTTAAAGGAAGTCCAAAAAAGCTTTCACACTCCTGATACAGTTGATTTACTAATATCTCTTCTAGGAAATGGCCTTTTAAAGCCACAAATCCTATTTCCTGATAAGCTTTTCCAATGGCTTGTACAAAGTCGTTTTTGCGTTTCGCATCATCAGAAGTAAAGTCATTTAGATTTACAGAAGGGATAATATTGGCCATTTTATTTGTTTTAAATTTAGGAAAGCTAAAGATATAAAATTCTTGTAAATCCTGATAGCGCTGTGCTAGTGTAGTTTATATTTCATAATGAAAAACATATAACTAGCTTATGTTGAATGGTTCTAAGCTGCTTAAAACTTTCTTTTTACTCCTTTCCATTCAAAATATTATGTAATTTTGCACCCCTTAAAAAAAGAGGAGTTTTAATTCTATAAATCAGCCCATGAGCATGATAAGTTTCCTTAGAAAATACAGTTTAAAAAGTTTGAGTACCAAGCAGGTAACCTATATTATTAGTATTGTGATTGGGTTTTTTGTAGGGTTAGCAGCGGTGATTATTAAAAAAGCTGTGCATCTAACACAATGGCTCTTGACCCATAGTTTTAGTGCAGACATGGAACATTACCTGTTTTTTATATATCCCACAATAGGTATTTTTCTGGCTGTATTGTATATGAACTTTATCATTAAGAAAAAAGTGGGACATGGTATTCCAGCTGTGCTTTATGCCATATCAAAACAAAATGGAATTATCCCTAAACATAATATGTTCTCCTCCATCTTCACGGCGAGTTTTACCGTAGGTTTTGGTGGTTCAGTAGGGTTGGAGGGACCAACGGTATATACTGGAGCAGCCATAGGAAGTTATTTTGGCCAGATTTTAAAAACCAATTATCGTCAAACAATATTCTATTTAGGTTTTGCCAGTGCTGCGGCCATGGCGGCAATCTTCAAAGCGCCAGTTGCAGGAATTGTATTTGCCTTAGAGGTGATCATGCTTGATCTTACTATGGCGGCATTGCTTCCTCTTTTATTGTCTTCTGTTACTGCGGTAATGGTTAGTTATATGTTTATGGGTCAGGGTGCTGTTTATCATATTGAACAAGTAGATCCTTTTCTTTTGAAAGATGTGATTTGGTTTATCCTTCTAGGCGTTTTTACAGGTTTAGTAAGTACCTATTTTACCAAGGCTTATATTAAAATAGAATCTATTTTTTCTTCCATGAAGAAATGGTATACCAAGCTTTTAGTAGGAGGAACTGTTTTAGGGGGCTTAATATTTTTGTTCCCATCTTTATATGGAGAAGGTTATGATGCCATTAACACCGCATTGCATGGCGAAACTTCTAATCTATTTGCCAACTCGGTTTTCTTCGATTTTAGAGATGATGTTTGGGTGGTATTTGCCATGATGGCTATTATCTTAATCACTAAGGTGATTGCTACTTCTGTTACTTTTGGCGCAGGAGGTATTGGAGGTATTTTTGCACCTTCTTTATTCTTAGGAACCTATGCTGGCTTACTATTCTCAAAGACAGTTAATTATTTTGGTTTCGAAAATTTATCTGAAAAGAATTTTGCCTTGGTGGGTATGGCTGGTATTATTTCGGGAAATCTACATGCTCCTTTAACCGCTATCTTCCTTATTGCTGAGTTAACGACTGGGTATACGCTATTTGTTCCCTTAATGCTCACTTCTGCTTCTTCCTACGCAACGACCAAATTATTTGTTACCAATTCAGTATATACCCATCAGTTGGCTAAACGAGGGGAATTAGTAACCCACGATAAAGATAAGGCGGTTATGCAAATGCTTTCGGTGAAGGATTTAATAGAAAAAGATTTCAAAACTATTGAGCCTTCAGCTACTCTAGGCGAATTAATTGATGTGGTAGCTGATTCTAAACGCCATGTTTATCCAGTCGTAGATGAAACCAATGAGTTCCATGGAGCTATAACCCTCGATGAGATCAAACATATCATGTTTAAGCCAGAATTATACGATAAATATACTGTAGAGGATTTAATGTTTGTTCCTGTATCCAAGGTCGATCCAGAGGAAAGTATGGAGGAGGTTGCTAAAAAATTCAATAAATCGGGTTATTATAATATGCCTGTCATTAAGAATGGTAAGTACTGGGGTTTTGTAAGTCGTGCCAATGTGTTCTCCGCCTATAGAAAATTATTAAAAGATTTTTCTGACGATTAATTATTTATTTCTACTTTTGAGGGGTAAATCAAAACCTTAAAAATGAAAAAGCTATTTATTACCCTCCTCGTTTTATTGTCGGTTTCTTCTTTTGCTCAGAATCATTTTATAGGAGTTCAATTTGGAATGAATTCTTCAATGACCTTTGGTAAAGAATTATTTACAAATGTAAATCTATCTACCTCATTTACTACAGGCTTGACCTATAATTATCGATTTAAAAATAATTTTCTTTTTGGATCAGGTTTAACCTACGAAAGAAAAGGATATCAAGATGATTCTTTTTTATGTGATTATATGGGGAATAATCAAGATGATATGGGAAGATGGTTTGGAAGTTCAACTATTGAAGTTCAATATACTTGTATTGGGGTGCCGCTTAAAGCGGGTTATCAGATTGGGAAATGTTGGACGGCTTAATTTTATTTGGGTCTGGTTCCATCATATTTATTGGATGGAAAATTAATGGAACCTTTTATCAATAATGATGAGACTCTTGAAGAAAGGGTATTTGATTTTACAGAGAGGGTCGACCGTTTTAAGTTATTGGTGATGATAGAGCTAGGTTCAGATTATCAATTAAATAATTGCTGGGCCTTATGTTTAAATGTAAATTATATGACTGGGTTTGATCGTGTAATTTATACGGGTTTTAATAAGCCTGATCCTTATGATCATCGTCTTAATATTTCCCTAGGAGTAAAATATGCTATAAAGTCAGAATAACATTTATCTTTTGTGCTTACCAAACTATTCAAAACAAATTCGTTTTCTTTTTGTGGCCCTTTGTGCCATCCTTTGTGTTTTTTGTGGTATAACTATCCTATATGTCAGAAAAATGGAAAGAGCTATTTGGCTTATGATGAAATCTTTTGGTAAATGAGAACTGATATTAACTTCATTAATAAAAATACTTTTGAAGTAGCTCGAGTCTCTTAATTCTAGCTTCTTCAAAAATTGTAAATGCGAACATTTTCTTATTAACTTTGCAGCCTATTTCTAAGCAAAATCTTTTGTTTTAGAATGCAAACCTTGCACTATTATTCAATTATAGAAGAAAAGGGTGTGAGCTAAAATAACACATTGAAAAACAATATTTTAATGGAAAACCAGACCAAGTTAAGTGTAAATATAAATAAAGTTGCCACCCTCAGAAATGCCAGAGGTGGTGATATGCCCAATGTTTTAAAAGTAGCTTTAGATTGCGAACGATTTGGAGCCCAAGGAATCACGGTACATCCTCGTCCCGATGAGCGTCATATTCGCTATGCCGATGTATTTGAACTTAAGCCTCAATTAACAACCGAGTTTAATATTGAAGGCTATCCCAACGAGAGCTTTATGAAATTGGTATTAGATTCAAAACCTGCTCAGGTAACTCTCGTTCCCGATCCTCCTGGAGTATTAACTAGCAATGCCGGTTGGGATACCATTAAGCATGAAAGTTATTTAAAGGAAGTAGTGGCAGAATTTCAAGCTAATAATATCAGAACTTCTATTTTTATAGAAACTGATGCCAAACTGATTGAAAATGCTGCCAAAATTGGAACCGACAGAGTGGAACTTTATACCGAAAGTTATGCTACTGATTATCCCAAAGGAAAAGAAGCAGCCATTAGAGCTTTTGTGGAAGCTGGTAAAATAGCTCAAAAAGTGGGCTTAGGTTTAAATGCAGGTCATGATTTGAGTTTAGAGAATTTGAGATATTTTGCAGAAAATGTTCCTGGATTGCTAGAAGTAAGTATTGGTCATGCTTTAATAAGCGATGCGCTTTATTTTGGTTTGGAAAATACCATTCAGATGTATCTCAACCAACTCAGGAATATCAAATAATAGTAAAACAAACTCTAAGTACTTCAAGTACTTTAGGCATTTTATTACTTTTTTATGCAACTATTTTACAGAAAATTTGGCCAAGGAAAGCCACTCATTATACTGCACGGATTGTTTGGTATATCAGACAACTGGGTCAGCTTTGGCAAGAAAATAGCTGAATTGGGTTATGAGGTTTATATACCAGATCAAAGAAACCATGGACAATCTCCCCATAGTTCTGCTTTTAATTATTTAGCTCTTGTTGACGATTTGTTCGAGTTTGTGGATGAACATGAATTAGAGGATGCCATTATTTTAGGTCACAGCATGGGAGGAAAAGTAGCCATGCGATATGCATTGGAGAATCCTCACTTTTTGTCTAAGTTGATTGTAGTGGATATTAGTTTACGAGCCTACGAGGCACGACCTCATCATAAAAACATCATCCGCGCCATGAAGAAAGTCGATTTCTCAATGGTGACCTCGAGGAAGCAAGTTGAAGAGATTTTGGCGGAAAATATTTCAGATACAAAAATCAGGTTATTTGTGATGAAAAATCTTCACCGAATCAGTCAAACCAAATTTGAATGGCGATTGAACCTAGATGGGATTTGTGATAATCTGGATCAGATGTTTGATGGGATTGATATTCCAGAGCCATTTACTAAGCCCAGTTTATTTATTCGTGGAGGGGCTTCCGATTATATAATAGATGAAGATATAGCACCTATTAACGAAGCTTTTCCAGATAATCAGCTTCATACCATTGATGGCGCAACGCATTGGGTGCATGCGGAGGCACCAGACTTGTTCTTTCATTATGTGTCAGAATTTCTTCAAAAAGACCAGTAAAATCTGTATTTACTAATTTATCAAAACCTTTTCGTAAAATTATAGTATAAGAATCAAAACTATTGTGATGGATTTGTCGATTTATTTTGACCCAATTAATATTGAGGATTTTAAGTTTATACGGAGGAGCAGCCGCAAATCTTTCGGTGATATGATACTGAAGAATATGGAAGGCTCTTATTTTCCTGATTTGGAGGAGGTTCAGATAGCACTAATTGGTGTGCCAGAAGAACGAGCCCAAGTGGGGAATCCTGGTTGTGGTTCAGGTACGGATATCATTAGAGATTATTTTTACGATTTATTTCCTGGGAATTATCAAGCCAGAATTGCTGATTTGGGAAATCTAAAGCTAGGCCATAGCATCCAAGATACTTATTATGCCTTAACAGCCGTTTGTTCTGAGCTTTTGAGCAATCAGATTGTTCCTGTCATTATTGGAGGAAGTCAAGATTTAACTTATGCTAATTATAGAGCTTATGAAGATTTAGGTCAGATTATAAATATTGCTGCCATCGATAATCAGTTCGATTTAGGCGAAAACGATGAGGAGCTTAATTCTCGTTCCTATCTTTCTAAAATCATACTCCATCAACCCAATTTCTTGTTCAACTATACTAATTTAGGTTATCAAACTTACTTTGTTGATCAAGACGCTATTCGTTTAATGGATAACCTCTTCTTCGATACTTATCGTTTAGGTAATGTTCGTTCGGATATGAAAGAAGTAGAGCCCATGGTGAGAAATGCCGATATGATTAGTATTGATATTTCGGCCATCAGACAAACCGATGCTCCGGGTAATATGAATACCACTCCAAATGGCTTTTTGGGCGAAGAAATGTGTATGATTACTCGTTATG is drawn from Lentimicrobium sp. L6 and contains these coding sequences:
- a CDS encoding MBOAT family protein is translated as MVFSSSLFLLYFLPVFLLLYHLFKNNNYKNWVILFASIFFYAWGAPVFVFVVIGSVILDYYIINNMYHSPNSIHRKYLLALSISINVGLLLYFKYANFFVENLDFVLHSMGFENLQWTQVALPIGISFYTFQTLTYSIDVFRGVHKPLKNPIQYLVYIMLFPQMIAGPIVRFNQIADQIENRQHLETLDNKLLGFFRFCIGLAKKVLIANVLGAQADQAFALADGELTSSAAWIGIIAYTFQIYFDFSGYSDMAIGLGRIMGFKFPENFNNPYTSQSITEFWRRWHITLGSWMRDYLYIPLGGSRVSSKKRLYFNLWLVFLISGLWHGAAWNFVIWGAFHGFFLILDKLFLLKFSKKVGKYPSIILTFFITIIGWVIFRSESFNQIKYFLRSLFKFDFSVPTKTSSEFWFILVIAVLFSFITLLKTGKKWENKVFFSEQYSTSRYFISIILAILSLAICLSAITSSDFNPFIYFRF
- a CDS encoding penicillin acylase family protein; translation: MKILKRLLLVIVIILILLFGALWFYLDYQSPKYSGEIVLQELEEKAEVVFDEYGIPHIYAQNQRDAYFTLGYVQVQERLFQMELYRRLVQGRASEIFGSSLISTDKYFLTLGLNELAKEAAEKHYYQNRNAEYHAATYSYLEGINAFIAEDRLPVEFQLIGFKPEPFAVEDMYGSLYLTALGFSFAQNEDLLLNFINTDLGPEYLVDFSEDFIPNLDKKQAYVNQLMMEQLEHSMNEMGLPLWEGSNAWVLSGRKTKSGKAILSNDTHVGFSQPAIWYEAYLEYPGYEFYGHFLPTVPFGIIGHNDHLAWGLTIFPFDNMDYVQLESIGNPASYIYFQDTVDFEFVDYEIVVKDGENERFTLKSSKLGPVINHIEPLIDSLYTSDITLNWSIYHLENTSVQALYKMNQAQNMHDFKEAISLIDIVGLNVMYADAKNNIAWWGCGKIPRRDSLSQSFKFLNSADGKDKQMGFLSFDENPKVENPMSGFIATANNNPVLSGGSFVPGNYLPSDRIDLITNALIEKDDWDLDACRALQLDHQSMVKRDLAYFISTQLIDLPKQGLYREVADKLSKWDGNYNLHGVEPAIFSRLYFNIAQQAMADELGPALFSKACKTYLLKKTLPSLIKNGTSPWWLKKGSEESSTRAQVLTIAFMMTVDELNSELGPKVKDWKWSKVHTLTHEHPMGSRKPLDKSYNVGPYPVAGGNQVLNKMEYALTGDVIHQVTSGPALRILIDFENVGGGLNISPTGQSGNFRSPHYKDQAEMFVNGEYRGMLMDRKAIIAGEHQVLNLLPR
- a CDS encoding isopenicillin N synthase family oxygenase, yielding MANIIPSVNLNDFTSDDAKRKNDFVQAIGKAYQEIGFVALKGHFLEEILVNQLYQECESFFGLPLKTKVKYEIEGIGGQRGYTGFGKESAKGRTEGDLKEFWHFGQNISEDSKYKEIYPKNVMVEELPEFNKVGQEVYEKLEKTGIYVLRALALFVGLEEFYFDKYIKEGNSILRPIHYPPITEEPKEAVRAAAHTDINLITLLMGAQGKGLQVQNHHGDWIDAIAQPDELMINVGDMLSRHTNNKLKSTVHQVTNPLKESWGSSRYSVPFFMHPVSDMKLDCLAACVDQENPKQFDDITAGEFLTERLRELGLI
- a CDS encoding chloride channel protein; this translates as MSMISFLRKYSLKSLSTKQVTYIISIVIGFFVGLAAVIIKKAVHLTQWLLTHSFSADMEHYLFFIYPTIGIFLAVLYMNFIIKKKVGHGIPAVLYAISKQNGIIPKHNMFSSIFTASFTVGFGGSVGLEGPTVYTGAAIGSYFGQILKTNYRQTIFYLGFASAAAMAAIFKAPVAGIVFALEVIMLDLTMAALLPLLLSSVTAVMVSYMFMGQGAVYHIEQVDPFLLKDVIWFILLGVFTGLVSTYFTKAYIKIESIFSSMKKWYTKLLVGGTVLGGLIFLFPSLYGEGYDAINTALHGETSNLFANSVFFDFRDDVWVVFAMMAIILITKVIATSVTFGAGGIGGIFAPSLFLGTYAGLLFSKTVNYFGFENLSEKNFALVGMAGIISGNLHAPLTAIFLIAELTTGYTLFVPLMLTSASSYATTKLFVTNSVYTHQLAKRGELVTHDKDKAVMQMLSVKDLIEKDFKTIEPSATLGELIDVVADSKRHVYPVVDETNEFHGAITLDEIKHIMFKPELYDKYTVEDLMFVPVSKVDPEESMEEVAKKFNKSGYYNMPVIKNGKYWGFVSRANVFSAYRKLLKDFSDD
- a CDS encoding outer membrane beta-barrel protein; the encoded protein is MKKLFITLLVLLSVSSFAQNHFIGVQFGMNSSMTFGKELFTNVNLSTSFTTGLTYNYRFKNNFLFGSGLTYERKGYQDDSFLCDYMGNNQDDMGRWFGSSTIEVQYTCIGVPLKAGYQIGKCWTA
- a CDS encoding pyridoxine 5'-phosphate synthase; amino-acid sequence: MENQTKLSVNINKVATLRNARGGDMPNVLKVALDCERFGAQGITVHPRPDERHIRYADVFELKPQLTTEFNIEGYPNESFMKLVLDSKPAQVTLVPDPPGVLTSNAGWDTIKHESYLKEVVAEFQANNIRTSIFIETDAKLIENAAKIGTDRVELYTESYATDYPKGKEAAIRAFVEAGKIAQKVGLGLNAGHDLSLENLRYFAENVPGLLEVSIGHALISDALYFGLENTIQMYLNQLRNIK